In one Alnus glutinosa chromosome 12, dhAlnGlut1.1, whole genome shotgun sequence genomic region, the following are encoded:
- the LOC133851285 gene encoding RNA-binding KH domain-containing protein RCF3-like isoform X2 gives MEDSTTCSSLWDQPDDAVSSTQQQRKGSHKRGHPKRQATKLSPSQAAFRFLIHVSATRGLLGQNGAGVSRIRRETAARIHCEAAAPGSDHRIVLVVGSALKAQREVSSAQEAMLKVFERVWESAVAENEIEVWWKMVAHKSQIGPVMGRGGKNIKRVSCESGAQVRIFPAPDWMVKDYELIQITGVASAVKKALIDVSNCLQDCPPSNKSITSLTRTLGGSSEGSSHVASPDPHADLSPYFSSPGNSGISALNSNWSIRADDGGDSSQDIKGTQQQEVVFRMLCTNHAAGWVIGKRGAIVRALQNESGASIMFAAPLTESGERVAIISAWEDLEAACSPAQKAVVLLFARIIEAVADKGFVSGLSEGRRVMAKLLVASDLVGCLGSNDGEVLSEMREVTGADIWAFEREQTLNCASVNDVVVKITGEYKSVKNALFQVTGCLRDSQVRAKKPYIRVTEEPLRNDLVPNNIGALSSALRLQQITDGFLAVKKEPDGSTCLQDCLSLGKAPTPLRRPLGSSSYGASPEPHAELFSHLSSPLPPLPGNLGHSASNANTLSTLIRADGVVSGQDRKGTRQEVVFRMLCSGHAAGCVIGKKGTVVRALQNEAGASISFSSPLTESRDRVVTISAWENLESAYSPAQNAVVLVFCRIIEGVIGKGNLSGWSEGRPVTAKLLVSSDLVAFLSGNNGKVLSEMREVTGADILILERDQILDCALVNDVVVQITGEYKSVQNALFQVTGSLRDKFLPSEVFKEARAKSRCVRVNEGPVRNNTVPHNKGAVSSPPLLQLPQTVGRGQTAGISDHERCLTTFGGDLELGSGNNLATVTNTTVELLISEHVFGSVYGQDGTNLDRIIEISGAKVEVHDPRPGEREGRVVISGTPDKTLAAQSLLQAFIQSAGKTPYH, from the exons ATGGAAGATTCGACTACTTGTTCATCGCTTTGGGACCAACCGGACGACGCCGTTTCATCAACGCAACAACAACGCAAGGGCTCGCACAAGCGGGGCCATCCCAAACGGCAAGCGACCAAGCTCTCACCGAGCCAGGCGGCCTTCCGATTCCTCATCCACGTGTCGGCCACCCGCGGCCTCCTCGGCCAAAACGGCGCCGGCGTGTCGCGCATCCGGAGAGAGACCGCCGCCAGAATTCACTGCGAGGCGGCAGCGCCCGGATCCGACCACCGGATCGTCCTAGTCGTCGGATCCGCGTTGAAAGCCCAGCGCGAGGTGTCAAGCGCTCAGGAGGCGATGCTTAAGGTTTTCGAGAGGGTTTGGGAATCGGCGGTGGCGGAGAATGAGATTGAGGTATGGTGGAAAATGGTGGCGCACAAGTCTCAGATTGGCCCGGTAATGGGGAGAGGAGGTAAGAACATCAAAAGAGTGAGCTGCGAGAGCGGCGCTCAGGTCAGGATCTTCCCGGCGCCGGATTGGATGGTCAAGGACTACGAGTTGATTCag ATTACTGGTGTTGCTTCGGCTGTAAAGAAAGCACTGATTGATGTTTCTAACTGTCTCCAAGACTGTCCACCGTCAAACAAATCCATAACCTCGTTAACCAGAACTCTTGGAGGTTCTTCCGAGGGCTCTTCCCACGTAGCCTCCCCTGATCCACATGCAGATCTTTCTCCATATTTTAGTTCGCCTGGAAACTCAGGGATTAGTGCTTTGAATAGCAATTGGTCAATACGAGCTGACGATGGAGGAGATTCCAGCCAAGACATAAAGGGTACACAACAACAAGAAGTTGTGTTCAGAATGCTGTGTACTAATCATGCAGCTGGTTGGGTGATTGGCAAAAGAGGGGCCATAGTCAGAGCTCTGCAGAATGAATCTGGTGCTTCTATAATGTTTGCAGCTCCTTTAACCGAGTCCGGCGAGCGTGTGGCCATCATCTCTGCTTGGGAG GACCTTGAAGCAGCCTGCTCTCCTGCACAAAAAGCCGTAGTTCTTCTATTCGCTAGAATTATTGAGGCTGTCGCTGATAAGGGATTTGTATCAGGCTTGAGTGAGGGTAGGCGTGTAATGGCTAAGCTTTTAGTTGCATCAGACTTGGTTGGTTGTTTGGGTAGCAATGACGGTGAGGTACTTTCAGAAATGAGAGAAGTCACTGGTGCTGACATATGGGCATTTGAAAGGGAGCAGACTCTGAATTGTGCTTCAGTTAATGATGTAGTAGTCAAG ATTACAGGAGAGTATAAAAGTGTAAAGAATGCTCTGTTTCAAGTCACTGGTTGTCTGAGGGATAGTCAAGTGAGAGCAAAGAAGCCTTATATAAGAGTGACTGAGGAGCCTCTGAGAAATGATCTTGTTCCCAACAACATAGGTGCTCTCTCTTCAGCATTGAGGTTACAGCAG ATTACAGATGGCTTTTTGGCTGTAAAGAAAGAACCGGATGGTTCTACTTGTCTCCAAGATTGTCTATCATTAGGCAAAGCCCCAACCCCTTTAAGAAGACCTCTTGGAAGCTCTTCCTATGGAGCCTCTCCTGAGCCGCATGCAGAGCTTTTCTCACATCTTAGTTCGCCATTACCACCTTTGCCTGGAAATTTGGGGCATAGTGCTTCAAATGCCAATACATTGTCGACACTGATACGTGCTGATGGAGTAGTTTCGGGCCAAGACAGAAAGGGTACACGACAAGAAGTTGTGTTCAGAATGCTGTGTTCTGGTCATGCGGCTGGGTGTGTGATTGGCAAAAAAGGGACCGTTGTCAGAGCGCTGCAGAATGAAGCTGGTGCTTCTATATCATTTTCATCTCCATTAACTGAGTCCCGTGACCGTGTTGTCACCATCTCTGCATGGGAG AACCTTGAATCAGCGTACTCTCCTGCACAAAATGCTGTAGTTCTTGTGTTCTGTAGAATTATCGAGGGTGTCATTGGAAAGGGAAATCTATCAGGCTGGAGTGAGGGTAGACCTGTTACAGCCAAGCTTCTAGTTTCATCAGACTTGGTTGCTTTTTTGAGTGGCAATAACGGTAAGGTACTTTCAGAAATGAGAGAAGTCACTGGTGCTGACATACTGATATTGGAAAGAGACCAGATTTTAGATTGTGCTCTAGTGAATGATGTAGTAGTACAG ATTACAGGAGAGTATAAAAGTGTACAGAATGCTTTGTTTCAAGTCACTGGTAGTCTGAGGGATAAATTTTTGCCCAGTGAGGTGTTCAAAGAAGCAAGAGCAAAATCCCGCTGTGTAAGAGTGAACGAGGGCCCTGTGAGAAACAACACTGTTCCCCACAACAAAGGTGCTGTTTCTTCACCACCGTTGTTGCAGTTGCCACAG ACTGTGGGAAGAGGACAAACCGCAGGGATTTCAGATCATGAAAGGTGCTTGACAACCTTTGGTGGTGATTTAGAGCTCGGGAG TGGAAACAACCTTGCTACTGTGACAAATACAACGGTCGAACTTTTGATTTCTGAACATGTTTTTGGCTCTGTTTACGGTCAAGATGGGACCAATTTGGATCGCATAATAGAG ATTTCAGGTGCAAAAGTCGAAGTGCATGATCCTCGTCCTGGTGAAAGAGAAGGGAGGGTCGTTATTTCAGGGACACCTGATAAAACCCTTGCAGCCCAGAGCTTGCTTCAAGCCTTCATCCAATCTGCAGGGAAAACACCATATCATTAG
- the LOC133851285 gene encoding RNA-binding KH domain-containing protein RCF3-like isoform X1, translated as MEDSTTCSSLWDQPDDAVSSTQQQRKGSHKRGHPKRQATKLSPSQAAFRFLIHVSATRGLLGQNGAGVSRIRRETAARIHCEAAAPGSDHRIVLVVGSALKAQREVSSAQEAMLKVFERVWESAVAENEIEVWWKMVAHKSQIGPVMGRGGKNIKRVSCESGAQVRIFPAPDWMVKDYELIQITGVASAVKKALIDVSNCLQDCPPSNKSITSLTRTLGGSSEGSSHVASPDPHADLSPYFSSPGNSGISALNSNWSIRADDGGDSSQDIKGTQQQEVVFRMLCTNHAAGWVIGKRGAIVRALQNESGASIMFAAPLTESGERVAIISAWEDLEAACSPAQKAVVLLFARIIEAVADKGFVSGLSEGRRVMAKLLVASDLVGCLGSNDGEVLSEMREVTGADIWAFEREQTLNCASVNDVVVKITGEYKSVKNALFQVTGCLRDSQVRAKKPYIRVTEEPLRNDLVPNNIGALSSALRLQQITDGFLAVKKEPDGSTCLQDCLSLGKAPTPLRRPLGSSSYGASPEPHAELFSHLSSPLPPLPGNLGHSASNANTLSTLIRADGVVSGQDRKGTRQEVVFRMLCSGHAAGCVIGKKGTVVRALQNEAGASISFSSPLTESRDRVVTISAWENLESAYSPAQNAVVLVFCRIIEGVIGKGNLSGWSEGRPVTAKLLVSSDLVAFLSGNNGKVLSEMREVTGADILILERDQILDCALVNDVVVQITGEYKSVQNALFQVTGSLRDKFLPSEVFKEARAKSRCVRVNEGPVRNNTVPHNKGAVSSPPLLQLPQTVGRGQTAGISDHERCLTTFGGDLELGSGNNLATVTNTTVELLISEHVFGSVYGQDGTNLDRIIEVQKSKCMILVLVKEKGGSLFQGHLIKPLQPRACFKPSSNLQGKHHIISLISFNHQVID; from the exons ATGGAAGATTCGACTACTTGTTCATCGCTTTGGGACCAACCGGACGACGCCGTTTCATCAACGCAACAACAACGCAAGGGCTCGCACAAGCGGGGCCATCCCAAACGGCAAGCGACCAAGCTCTCACCGAGCCAGGCGGCCTTCCGATTCCTCATCCACGTGTCGGCCACCCGCGGCCTCCTCGGCCAAAACGGCGCCGGCGTGTCGCGCATCCGGAGAGAGACCGCCGCCAGAATTCACTGCGAGGCGGCAGCGCCCGGATCCGACCACCGGATCGTCCTAGTCGTCGGATCCGCGTTGAAAGCCCAGCGCGAGGTGTCAAGCGCTCAGGAGGCGATGCTTAAGGTTTTCGAGAGGGTTTGGGAATCGGCGGTGGCGGAGAATGAGATTGAGGTATGGTGGAAAATGGTGGCGCACAAGTCTCAGATTGGCCCGGTAATGGGGAGAGGAGGTAAGAACATCAAAAGAGTGAGCTGCGAGAGCGGCGCTCAGGTCAGGATCTTCCCGGCGCCGGATTGGATGGTCAAGGACTACGAGTTGATTCag ATTACTGGTGTTGCTTCGGCTGTAAAGAAAGCACTGATTGATGTTTCTAACTGTCTCCAAGACTGTCCACCGTCAAACAAATCCATAACCTCGTTAACCAGAACTCTTGGAGGTTCTTCCGAGGGCTCTTCCCACGTAGCCTCCCCTGATCCACATGCAGATCTTTCTCCATATTTTAGTTCGCCTGGAAACTCAGGGATTAGTGCTTTGAATAGCAATTGGTCAATACGAGCTGACGATGGAGGAGATTCCAGCCAAGACATAAAGGGTACACAACAACAAGAAGTTGTGTTCAGAATGCTGTGTACTAATCATGCAGCTGGTTGGGTGATTGGCAAAAGAGGGGCCATAGTCAGAGCTCTGCAGAATGAATCTGGTGCTTCTATAATGTTTGCAGCTCCTTTAACCGAGTCCGGCGAGCGTGTGGCCATCATCTCTGCTTGGGAG GACCTTGAAGCAGCCTGCTCTCCTGCACAAAAAGCCGTAGTTCTTCTATTCGCTAGAATTATTGAGGCTGTCGCTGATAAGGGATTTGTATCAGGCTTGAGTGAGGGTAGGCGTGTAATGGCTAAGCTTTTAGTTGCATCAGACTTGGTTGGTTGTTTGGGTAGCAATGACGGTGAGGTACTTTCAGAAATGAGAGAAGTCACTGGTGCTGACATATGGGCATTTGAAAGGGAGCAGACTCTGAATTGTGCTTCAGTTAATGATGTAGTAGTCAAG ATTACAGGAGAGTATAAAAGTGTAAAGAATGCTCTGTTTCAAGTCACTGGTTGTCTGAGGGATAGTCAAGTGAGAGCAAAGAAGCCTTATATAAGAGTGACTGAGGAGCCTCTGAGAAATGATCTTGTTCCCAACAACATAGGTGCTCTCTCTTCAGCATTGAGGTTACAGCAG ATTACAGATGGCTTTTTGGCTGTAAAGAAAGAACCGGATGGTTCTACTTGTCTCCAAGATTGTCTATCATTAGGCAAAGCCCCAACCCCTTTAAGAAGACCTCTTGGAAGCTCTTCCTATGGAGCCTCTCCTGAGCCGCATGCAGAGCTTTTCTCACATCTTAGTTCGCCATTACCACCTTTGCCTGGAAATTTGGGGCATAGTGCTTCAAATGCCAATACATTGTCGACACTGATACGTGCTGATGGAGTAGTTTCGGGCCAAGACAGAAAGGGTACACGACAAGAAGTTGTGTTCAGAATGCTGTGTTCTGGTCATGCGGCTGGGTGTGTGATTGGCAAAAAAGGGACCGTTGTCAGAGCGCTGCAGAATGAAGCTGGTGCTTCTATATCATTTTCATCTCCATTAACTGAGTCCCGTGACCGTGTTGTCACCATCTCTGCATGGGAG AACCTTGAATCAGCGTACTCTCCTGCACAAAATGCTGTAGTTCTTGTGTTCTGTAGAATTATCGAGGGTGTCATTGGAAAGGGAAATCTATCAGGCTGGAGTGAGGGTAGACCTGTTACAGCCAAGCTTCTAGTTTCATCAGACTTGGTTGCTTTTTTGAGTGGCAATAACGGTAAGGTACTTTCAGAAATGAGAGAAGTCACTGGTGCTGACATACTGATATTGGAAAGAGACCAGATTTTAGATTGTGCTCTAGTGAATGATGTAGTAGTACAG ATTACAGGAGAGTATAAAAGTGTACAGAATGCTTTGTTTCAAGTCACTGGTAGTCTGAGGGATAAATTTTTGCCCAGTGAGGTGTTCAAAGAAGCAAGAGCAAAATCCCGCTGTGTAAGAGTGAACGAGGGCCCTGTGAGAAACAACACTGTTCCCCACAACAAAGGTGCTGTTTCTTCACCACCGTTGTTGCAGTTGCCACAG ACTGTGGGAAGAGGACAAACCGCAGGGATTTCAGATCATGAAAGGTGCTTGACAACCTTTGGTGGTGATTTAGAGCTCGGGAG TGGAAACAACCTTGCTACTGTGACAAATACAACGGTCGAACTTTTGATTTCTGAACATGTTTTTGGCTCTGTTTACGGTCAAGATGGGACCAATTTGGATCGCATAATAGAG GTGCAAAAGTCGAAGTGCATGATCCTCGTCCTGGTGAAAGAGAAGGGAGGGTCGTTATTTCAGGGACACCTGATAAAACCCTTGCAGCCCAGAGCTTGCTTCAAGCCTTCATCCAATCTGCAGGGAAAACACCATATCATTAGTCTCATCTCATTTAATCATCAAGTGATTGATTGA
- the LOC133852703 gene encoding LOW QUALITY PROTEIN: pentatricopeptide repeat-containing protein At5g65570-like (The sequence of the model RefSeq protein was modified relative to this genomic sequence to represent the inferred CDS: inserted 2 bases in 1 codon; deleted 5 bases in 4 codons) has protein sequence MQNSALSVSSSQTRMQRSPHSIAVYFPMLLNGYTSSTVQINVSRLGQLNQLHLKAFTCFGQNSFGASFNSTSLTEGASQSYSSLIQVIQLCTEERSSTDVGKIQTRIIKSGFYLNVXGSKLMDAYVKCGSVEDTRQVFDELHNKHIVTGNSMISSYASHKRSKDAIGLYERMALEGVLPDEYTFSSVFKAFSDLGLVLEGRRAHGLSVVLGLEVFNVFVGSALVDMYAKFGKLRDARLVMDRVAEKDVVLFTALIVGYNQHGEEGEALQVFGKMINEGVKANEFTTASILISCGNLKDSRNGKLVHGLAMKSGFESAVASQTSLLTMYSRCGLIIYSLKVFKRFSNPNQVTWTSLMVGLVQNGGRKGIALAKFRQMIRSSIIPNSFTLSTALQACSKLAKLEEGRQIHDIATKLNLDRDKYASVALIDMYGKCGNTEMARSVFDALIEFDVVSVNSMICSYAKNGFAYEALELLNTMKDLGLEPNDVTFLNVLLACNNAGLVEEGCRIFAIIRDNQNIELSTDHYASMMVDLLGRSGRLEEAEMLIEHVKDPDVVLWRILLSACKIHGAVDMAERVVNRALEFAPEDERTDALLSKHYASCGNWNQFIEVKSAMKDMKLKKISAMSSVDIDKDVHTSKAEDWSHQRRKKIPEMLEELIEKKQAFEDVNEHVGQDAA, from the exons ATGCAAAACAGTGCTCTTTCAGTTTCTTCCTCCCAGACGCGGATGCAACGCAGTCCGCACTCTATAGCCGTTTATTTCCCCATGCTCTTGAATGGGTACACGAGCTCTACCGTCCAAATCAATGTAAGCAGACTAGGCCAACTTAACCAACTCCACCTCAAAGCTTTTACGTGCTTTGGTCAAAACTCCTTTGGCGCCTCTTTCAACAGCACAAGCCTCACCGAGGGCGCCTCACAGTCTTACTCATCTCTGATTCAAGTTATTCAACTATGTACGGAGGAGAGGTCCTCAACAGACGTGGGGAAAATCCAGACCCGCATAATCAAATCTGGTTTTTACCTAAATGT GGGCAGTAAGCTTATGGATGCGTACGTTAAGTGCGGTAGTGTCGAGGATACTCGTCAA GTATTCGATGAATTGCATAATAAGCACATAGTTACGGGGAACTCAATGATTTCTTCTTACGCTAGCCATAAAAGGAGTAAAGATGCTATTGGGCTTTATGAGAGGATGGCTTTGGAGGGAGTTTTACCCGATGAGTACACGTTCTCCAGTGTCTTCAAGGCT TTTTCTGATCTGGGTCTTGTACTTGAAGGCCGGAGAGCTCATGGGTTGTCCGTGGTTTTGGGTTTGGAGGTTTTTAATGTGTTTGTTGGCAGTGCTCTTGTTGATATGTATGCTAAGTTTGGTAAATTGAGAGATGCAAGGCTTGTGATGGACCGCGTTGCGGAGAAAGACGTGGTTTTATTTACAGCTTTAATTGTTGG ATACAACCAGCACGGTGAAGAGGGTGAAGCTCTCCAGGTCTTTGGAAAAATGATCAATGAAGGAGTTAAGGCTAATGAGTTTACTACTGCAAGCATCTTGATCAGTTGTGGGAATTTAAAGGATTCAAGAAATGGGAAATTGGTTCATGGTCTAGCCATGAAATCCGGCTTCGAATCTGCTGTTGCCTCTCAGACTTCACTTCTTACTATGTATTCCAGATGTGGCTTGATAATTTATTCTTTAAAGGTTTTTAAACGCTTTTCTAATCCGAACCAGGTGACTTGGACATCTCTTATGGTGGGTCTCGTGCAAAATGGTGGCCGGAAAGGG ATTGCTTTGGCAAAATTTAGACAAATGATTCGCAGTTCAATAATCCCTAATTCTTTCACTTTATCTACTGCCCTTCAGGCATGCTCAAAGCTTGCAAAGCTTGAGGAAGGAAGACAAATCCATGACATAGCCACGAAATTAAATTTGGATAGAGATAAGTATGCAAGTGTCGCCCTCATTGACATGTATGGTAAGTGTGGAAATACAGAAATGGCAAGGTCTGTTTTTGATGCTTTGATTGAATTTGACGTGGTATCCGTTAATTCCATGATCTGTAGTTATGCCAAAAATGGTTTTGCATATGAAGCGCTTGAACTACTCAACACAATGAAGGATTTGGGACTTGAGCCCAATGACGTCACGTTTTTGAATGTTCTCTTAGCGTGCAACAATGCTGGGTTAGTTGAAGAAGGCTGCCGAATCTTTGCCATCATCAGGGACAATCAAAATATCGAATTGTCCACAGATCACTATGCTAGCATG ATGGTCGATTTGCTGGGACGTTCTGGGAGACTTGAAGAGGCTGAAATGTTAATAGAACACGTAAAAGATCCGGATGTGGTCCTATGGAGAATACTTTTAAGTGCTTGTAAGATTCATGGAGCAGTGGACATGGCAGAAAGAGTTGTAAATAGAGCCCTGGAGTTTGCTCCAGAGGACGAGAGGACTGATGCCCTGCTGTCGAAGCATTATGCTTCCTGTGGAAATTGGAACCAGTTTATTGAGGTGAAAAGTGCAATGAAGGATATGAAGTTGAAGAAAATTTCTGCAATGAGTTCGGTGGATATTGATAAGGATGTTCATACTTCCAAAGCTGAAGATTGGTCTCACCAAAGACGTAAAAAGATACCTGAAATGTTAGAAGAACTAATTGAGAAG AAGCAGGCTTTTGAAGATGTAAATGAACATGTTGGGCAAGATGCTGCTTGA
- the LOC133852777 gene encoding probable 1-deoxy-D-xylulose-5-phosphate synthase 2, chloroplastic, giving the protein MAVSGSLFRPNQSLYLHLKAPTTNHSCKNQFCLRASASGSDGEEGKMIWREKDEWKINFSGEKPATPLLDTINYPAHMKNLSSQDLERLAAELRTDIVYTVSKTGGHLSSSLGVVELAVALHHVFNTPEDKIIWDVGHQAYPHKILTGRRSRMHTIRKTSGLAGFPKRDESIYDAFGAGHSSTSISAGLGMAVARDLLGKKNNVISVIGDGAMTAGQAYEAMNNAGYLDANLIVVLNDNKQVSLPTATLDGPATPVGALSSALAKLQASTNFRKLRETAKSITKQIGGQAHQVAAKVDEYARGMVSASGSTLFEELGLYYIGPVDGHNVEDLVTIFQKVRAMPAPGPVLIHIVTEKGKGYTPAEAAPDKMHGVVKFDPKTGQQFKTKSSTLAYTQYFAESLIKEAEVDNKIVAIHAAMGGGTGLNYFQKKFPDRCFDVGIAEQHAVTFAAGLATEGLKPFCAIYSSFLQRGYDQVVHDVSLQKLPVRFAMDRAGLVGADGPTHCGAFDITYMACLPNMVVMAPSDEAELMHMVATAAVIDDRPSCFRFPRGNGIGVALPPNYKGTPLEIGKGRILLEGCRVAILGYGSIVQQCLQAASMLKGRDISVTVADARFCKPLDTDLIKRLASEHEILVTVEEGSIGGFGSHVSHYLSLTGILDGPLKLRAMVLPDRYIDHGAPQDQIEEAGLSARHISATIFSLLGRPKEALKVSTRME; this is encoded by the exons ATGGCAGTTTCCGGCTCTCTTTTTAGACCAAACCAATCTCTCTATCTCCACCTGAAAGCTCCAACTACAAATCATAGCTGCAAAAACCAG TTCTGCTTGAGAGCTTCTGCTAGTGGCTCAGATGGTGAGGAAGGGAAGATGATATGGAGAGAAAAAGATGAATGGAAGATCAATTTCTCGGGCGAAAAACCTGCCACGCCATTGCTGGACACAATCAATTACCCAGCTCACATGAAGAATCTATCTTCAcag GATCTTGAACGACTAGCTGCAGAGCTTAGAACGGATATTGTATACACAGTATCAAAGACAGGTGGGCATCTGAGTTCAAGCTTAGGAGTGGTGGAGCTAGCAGTGGCTCTGCATCATGTGTTCAACACCCCTGAAGACAAAATCATATGGGATGTGGGGCATCAG GCATACCCGCATAAAATTCTTACAGGCAGAAGGTCAAGGATGCACACCATTAGGAAAACTTCTGGGCTTGCAGGGTTTCCTAAAAGGGATGAGAGCATTTATGATGCTTTTGGAGCGGGGCATAGTTCTACAAGCATATCTGCTGGTCTTG GCATGGCAGTTGCAAGGGATCTTTTGGGGAAGAAGAACAATGTCATTTCCGTGATTGGAGATGGAGCCATGACTGCAGGGCAAGCATATGAGGCCATGAACAATGCAGGATATCTTGATGCTAATCTGATCGTTGTACTGAATGACAATAAGCAAGTCTCTTTGCCCACGGCTACTCTTGATGGTCCTGCAACTCCAGTTGGAGCCCTCAGCAGTGCTTTAGCAAAGCTCCAAGCAAGCACCAACTTCCGCAAACTCCGTGAAACCGCAAAA AGCATCACAAAGCAAATTGGAGGGCAGGCACACCAAGTTGCTGCGAAAGTAGATGAGTACGCAAGGGGTATGGTTAGTGCTTCTGGATCCACTCTCTTCGAGGAGCTCGGATTATATTACATCGGTCCTGTGGACGGGCATAATGTTGAAGATTTAGTCACCATTTTTCAGAAAGTACGAGCAATGCCTGCTCCAGGGCCAGTCCTGATCCACATCGTGACAGAAAAAGGGAAAGGCTATACCCCAGCTGAGGCAGCACCTGACAAAATGCATG GGGTCGTCAAGTTTGATCCTAAAACAGGCCAGCAATTTAAGACCAAATCCTCTACACTTGCATATACTCAGTACTTCGCTGAATCTCTAATTAAAGAAGCTGAAGTAGACAATAAGATTGTAGCCATCCATGCAGCAATGGGTGGTGGGACTGGCCTCAATTATTTTCAGAAGAAGTTTCCAGATCGCTGCTTTGATGTGGGGATTGCTGAGCAACATGCTGTCACATTTGCGGCTGGCTTGGCCACAGAGGGCCTCAAGCCATTCTGTGCTATCTACTCATCGTTCCTGCAACGCGGGTATGACCAG GTGGTACATGACGTATCTCTTCAAAAACTACCTGTCCGCTTTGCAATGGATCGGGCTGGTTTGGTAGGTGCAGATGGACCGACCCATTGTGGAGCATTTGATATTACATACATGGCTTGCTTGCCTAACATGGTGGTCATGGCTCCATCTGATGAAGCTGAACTGATGCACATGGTTGCCACAGCTGCAGTCATAGATGACAGACCCAGCTGCTTTAGGTTTCCAAGGGGCAATGGTATTGGAGTAGCTCTTCCTCCTAATTACAAAGGAACCCCTCTTGAG ATTGGAAAGGGCAGAATACTGTTGGAAGGCTGCAGAGTTGCTATTTTGGGATATGGTTCTATAGTTCAACAATGTCTGCAAGCAGCAAGCATGCTGAAAGGCAGAGACATCTCTGTGACAGTAGCGGATGCAAGATTTTGTAAACCTTTGGATACAGATCTCATCAAGCGATTGGCCAGTGAGCATGAAATCTTAGTAACAGTTGAAGAGGGTTCAATTGGAGGCTTTGGATCTCATGTATCGCACTACCTAAGCTTGACTGGTATTCTGGATGGACCCCTCAAG TTGAGAGCAATGGTGCTTCCTGACAGATACATTGACCATGGAGCACCCCAAGATCAGATAGAAGAAGCCGGGCTCTCTGCAAGGCATATCTCAGCAACAATCTTCTCTCTCTTGGGGAGGCCAAAAGAAGCACTGAAAGTGAGCACACGCATGGAATAA